In Bombus huntii isolate Logan2020A chromosome 9, iyBomHunt1.1, whole genome shotgun sequence, a single window of DNA contains:
- the LOC126869290 gene encoding chondroitin sulfate proteoglycan 4: protein MFLNDMELLMFLAVTASLLGYCQTDEKVSFYGASYIHLPVQEAKGATDISFRFRTHLADAMLLLAAGKTDYCLIKLEAGRLKVHINLGAGESEMASARGLTLNDLSWHEVNLTRREANITLQIDVIHTTKSLLPGRFFELNIHYGVFIGGQGDFNELFLGHTDYLRGCMADIIYNGARVIEYAKSRKGQSEATAVAWSCSPEFDATRSTEVSFVEDGAFTAIPRPIPRSGSKWEFELKTGAESGLLLYNTGQSSYADYLGIELFEGKIRLLMNKGNGPTELIHGTPVADGKWHRVAVDFNPSGIGITVDRQEKTITLPSGGNRYLDLADTLYIGGTELNKRARALGKGLKSGDVSYNGCLRNMLLDNKELGLPDVKISQGIVVGCVWGYPCIDSDPCVSEAVCSQLGVSSFKCDCDQPLCIRANYAEDHKVHSRVNLPVNLEILSLRPLVLSEGEHALLTSDNIAMVLDIAKYGMEEDGVIFNLVTPPTYGTLALDLLTTRTAHSFTLQDVNRDKVQYMHDGSETTEDSMILDVRLVAGAGYTLPGYLRGRLRFPLHVNVTPVNDPPLLEISTAKVLRLAQGTRKILTKEFIWAIDADTPSDMLVYTVLRTDADAGYVERVTYPSRPIDTFTQAELMQGLIAYVHRGNAKPNAKLDLRVSDGIESSQPASLRVAAHPLEIKLMQNTGLVVVHRSYSYLTSANLSFVTNSDDNTIDIRYDIVSQPQFGTIQKLKDVSSSWMNVDRFTSRDIELHTIRYLHNEGSPNQDEFKFQASVREVTAQHTYDFRITFIDLELKETKRVPINFTNVAEVSVTGQNLKFQTNPLTTTLNKIAFTVTTGPRYGNLFLSSRKLETGDTFTQEDIDSGKLKYRLFKRAYSTILDEFAFKVSAPQCIDLHSILKFRHYLSKNVKPLDSLETLRVDEGSRVPLRILRTNPRDYGVTSLIYNLTIVPHHGWLTVTNSSKSHSRNNTFYFTSEELSSQKVYYVHDDSETREDSFQFVAIASDAVDFMYVGLFRVEITMKNDNAPERVVHKVFHVVSKGERLLTNKDLAYIDKDIDTKPNELIYTRRDTQKNGIYRVTNPTSQVHEFSQQDIDDNQILFKHQGDDHGKFEFGVTDGHFYTAGVLEIQASPPYVRLRESNGSVVQFNRSVALRPNELDVETNVYTSDKDIKYTVLEKPKHGVLLKHGRETNSFNKENLRYGIVLYKHLGGSLAKDGFKFKVSTKGAEAEGIFLIKIYPESYWQPLIVQNNKTVFVEEATSILLSKKSLEIMHPKIADSEIVYYLKEWPQNGYLELQIHDEHSDETREDYIGNAVKFFDQSMINEGRVFYVQSVMNQTNDKFVVDVTNGITWLRDLSVNFVIVPEKLYVETKGVVVIEGKSTILDETNFSILTPYYSGKVTDYRILEKPKHGVILESTKNSQVKKFSQKHLTGGIILYKHNGDESSRDSFKMVLVAGDKTSEPFDVWVTVQPVNDEVPVLVNRTKLTVWQGGSIALTPDKLAAVDNDTTARDITFNISGVRNGLISLKSSPELDLYNFTQQQIDESKIIFTHTNGSDAEFNFVLYDGVHTTESYTILIATKPVRLAIEQNAALNVFPLTRKMLSNKLLLTKCSDETREIKYTVRNGPHLGKIIMETSEGAWLNVERFTQRDINNSKVFYEHTKQFMDLTANDSFTFDVEAHFAESLTNQMFQIDISVSSGGLDRYVSVKNVRVEEGGSAQVIMNISGIVSFLQTHAGIENPAVLSRLVSQPSHGHVMILPDLNVTTFSQPQIEGGKIAYYHDHSDTLEDRINFSLYLTPGHILLCNTSIPVIIEPVNDEPFKLITNAPSITVVQNQNQTITRENLLTTDPDTPPEEIAYDVISRPTYGRLLLLPFNENISEVRQVNKFTQHDVDSNRLVYEHNGPLQAASFYFRVWDGRFNPTYTVFNVYVLPIKLNVTVPGPVNLQQGSNVALISESNVKLDTNARQDLVIYEVTAIPKYGVLYVRDGAAASFKQTDLLSKSVMFMQTDMTVSNDSLELTARLSGFEQKRIRIEIKIVPLMIMNPMIALAGEKTRITLQYMDATPLAKLTSSNPIYTIVKKPKFGKIKRIIRSSSSSGEKRGTREKEVTKFSHQEVMSGVIYMVCRKIPTMEYEGVIDSFVFILAASIFQPAVGEFEFRVKLDMDDYNMTLGGPMDPVGHEGEMAIAPNMSNDYLLILGMLLGVFLLGVVVIITIRCRHNKYKHAEEEKPEPTPAVGVMPLPRPPDHLMPVTPHVKRYANDHNSVAASTPLPVLPTMTSTLPQCKVIPLSPLESITGSEVDVSAKYPYGVADGDEWSSFDTSDLPCQSATTQRTNNPLLRRNQYWV from the exons GGCACACGGATTACTTGAGAGGCTGTATGGCTGACATAATCTACAATGGCGCCAGGGTAATAGAATACGCCAAGTCGAGAAAAGGCCAGTCGGAGGCGACTGCCGTTGCGTGGAGCTGTTCACCGGAATTCGACGCTACAAGAAGCACGGAAGTTAGTTTCGTGGAGGATGGTGCGTTCACAGCGATCCCAAGACCTATTCCACGCTCGGGCTCCAA ATGGGAATTCGAGTTGAAGACCGGCGCGGAGAGTGGCCTGCTGCTCTACAACACTGGGCAATCGTCGTACGCCGATTACCTCGGGATCGAGTTGTTCGAGGGTAAAATTCGACTTCTGATGAACAAAGGGAACGGGCCGACCGAGTTGATACACGGCACGCCGGTGGCGGACGGCAAGTGGCATCGGGTGGCCGTTGACTTCAATCCGAGCGGAATCGGGATCACGGTCGACCGTCAAGAAAAAACGATCACTCTACCCTCCGGTGGAAATCGCTACCTCGATCTGGCCGACACCCTCTACATAGGCGGCACAGAGCTGAATAAACGCGCCAGAGCGCTCGGCAAAGGCCTAAAGTCCGGTGACGTGAGCTACAATGGTTGCCTGCGAAATATGCTGCTGGATAACAAGGAGCTCGGTCTGCCGGACGTTAAGATCAGCCAGGGTATCGTCGTTGGCTGCGTTTGGGGATATCCCTGTATCGATTCGGATCCCTGTGTTTCCGAAGCAGTTTGCTCGCAACTAGGCGTCAGCTCTTTTAAGTGCGACTGCGATCAACCACTGTGCATCAGAGCAAACTACGCCGAGGATCACAAG GTTCACTCGAGGGTAAATTTGCCCGTGAATTTGGAGATACTCTCGCTAAGGCCCTTGGTACTATCCGAAGGGGAACACGCGCTGCTGACGAGCGATAACATTGCCATGGTACTAGACATTGCTAAATATGGGATGGAAGAGGACGGTGTTATCTTCAACTTGGTAACCCCGCCCACGTACGGTACCTTGGCCCTGGATCTTTTAACGACCAGAACCGCGCATTCCTTCACTCTTCAAGACGTTAATCGAGATAAG GTACAATACATGCACGATGGCAGTGAAACCACAGAGGACAGTATGATCCTGGATGTGAGATTAGTGGCAGGAGCTGGTTACACGTTGCCAGGCTACCTGCGAGGGCGACTTAGGTTTCCACTTCACGTCAACGTTACACCCGTTAATGATCCGCCGTTGCTCGAAATATCGACCGCGAAAGTGCTACGACTCGCTCAA GGCACGAGGAAAATCTTGACGAAAGAATTTATTTGGGCGATCGATGCTGACACGCCGTCAGACATGTTGGTTTACACGGTCTTACGTACCGACGCGGATGCTGGCTATGTGGAAAGAGTGACTTACCCGTCGCGACCAATCGACACGTTTACCCAGGCTGAATTAATGCAAGGATTAATCGCATACGTACACCGTGGAAACG CGAAACCAAACGCGAAGCTGGATCTTCGAGTGAGCGACGGGATAGAAAGCAGCCAGCCGGCGAGTTTAAGGGTGGCAGCTCATCCCTTGGAAATCAAGTTGATGCAGAATACCGGGCTGGTCGTGGTGCATCGGTCTTACTCGTACCTCACATCAGCGAATCTCTCCTTCGTCACCAATTCCGACGACAACACTATCGATATACGTTACGATATCGTCTCGCAGCCGCAATTTGGAACGATTCAGAAGCTGAAGGACGTCTCGAGTAGTTGGATGAACGTCGACCGTTTCACCAGCAGGGATATCGAGCTACACACGATACGGTATCTTCACAACGAGGGCAGCCCGAATCAAGACGAGTTTAAGTTTCAAGCGAGCGTTAGAGAGGTAACGGCGCAGCACACCTACGACTTTCGAATCACATTCATCGATCTCGAattgaaagaaacgaagaggGTGCCGATTAACTTCACCAACGTAGCGGAGGTGTCGGTCACCGGGCAAAATCTGAAGTTCCAAACGAATCCATTGACAACCACGCTTAACAAGATCGCGTTCACCGTGACAACGGGACCAAGGTACGGTAATCTGTTCCTTTCGAGTCGAAAGCTAGAAACCGGAGATACGTTCACCCAAGAGGACATCGACTCCGgtaaattgaaatatcgatTGTTCAAGAGAGCCTATTCCACCATTCTCGATGAATTCGCCTTCAAAGTGAGCGCCCCACAGTGCATCGATTTGCACTCGATCTTGAAGTTTAGGCACTACCTCAGCAAGAACGTGAAACCTTTGGACAGCCTGGAAACTCTGAGGGTGGACGAAGGCTCTAGAGTACCTCTAAGAATACTGCGAACGAATCCAAGGGATTACGGAGTTACGTCGCTGATATACAACTTGACGATAGTTCCGCATCACGGTTGGTTGACCGTCACGAACAGCTCCAAGTCTCACTCGCGGAACAACACCTTCTATTTTACTTCCGAGGAACTTTCATCCCAAAAAGTCTACTACGTGCACGATGACTCAGAGACCAGAGAAGACTCGTTCCAGTTCGTCGCTATCGCCTCGGACGCGGTGGATTTTATGTACGTGGGCTTGTTCCGCGTCGAAATCACAATGAAGAACGACAACGCTCCGGAGCGAGTGGTTCACAAGGTGTTTCACGTGGTGTCGAAGGGCGAAAGGCTGTTGACGAACAAAGATCTCGCGTATATAGACAAGGACATCGACACGAAGCCTAACGAGCTGATTTACACGAGAAGAGACACCCAGAAGAatggaatatacagggtgaccAATCCCACGTCGCAGGTACATGAATTCAGTCAGCAAGACATCGACGACAATCAGATACTGTTTAAACATCAGGGCGATGATCACGGAAAGTTCGAATTTGGTGTTACCGATGGGCATTTTTACACGGCCGGAGTCCTTGAAATTCAAGCCAGTCCTCCTTACGTCAGGTTGAGAGAGAGCAATGGGTCCGTCGTACAATTTAATCGATCGGTTGCCCTCCGACCCAACGAGTTGGATGTTGAAACGAACGTGTACACCTCCGACAAGGATATCAAGTACACGGTGTTGGAGAAACCAAAACACGGGGTGCTGTTGAAACACGGTAGAGAAACAAACTCGTTCAACAAAGAGAATCTGCGTTATGGTATAGTCTTGTACAAACATCTCGGCGGATCTTTGGCAAAGGACGGTTTTAAGTTCAAAGTGTCGACGAAGGGAGCAGAGGCAGAGGGAATATTTCTAATTAAGATTTATCCCGAAAGCTATTGGCAACCGTTGATCGTGCAGAACAATAAAACTGTGTTCGTGGAAGAGGCCACTAGTATCTTGTTAAGCAAAAAGAGCCTGGAAATTATGCATCCCAAGATAGCGGATTCTGAAATAGTTTATTATTTGAAGGAATGGCCACAGAACGGGTATCTGGAGCTACAGATTCACGACGAGCACAGCGACGAGACACGAGAAGATTATATCGGAAACGCGGTGAAGTTTTTCGATCAAAGTATGATAAACGAGGGTCGCGTGTTCTACGTACAATCCGTGATGAATCAAACGAACGACAAATTTGTCGTCGATGTAACGAACGGAATAACTTGGCTGCGCGATCTAAGCGTGAACTTCGTGATCGTCCCGGAGAAGCTGTACGTCGAAACGAAGGGTGTCGTCGTGATCGAGGGAAAGAGCACCATTCTCGATGAAACGAACTTCTCCATCCTCACCCCTTACTATTCCGGCAAAGTGACGGACTATCGAATTCTAGAAAAACCGAAACATGGCGTGATTCTGGAATCAACCAAGAATTCTCAGGTGAAAAAATTCTCGCAGAAACACCTAACCGGAggaataatattatacaaacaCAACGGCGATGAATCTTCCAGAGATTCGTTCAAGATGGTACTCGTTGCCGGTGATAAAACCAGCGAACCCTTCGACGTGTGGGTTACGGTGCAACCCGTTAACGACGAAGTGCCCGTGCTCGTCAACAGAACTAAATTAACAGTTTGGCAAGGTGGTTCGATCGCGTTAACGCCTGATAAATTAGCCGCTGTTGATAACGATACCACGGCACGTGACATAACGTTCAACATAAGCGGAGTCAGGAACGGATTAATCTCGTTAAAATCCTCTCCGGAGCTGGATCTTTACAATTTCACGCAGCAACAGATCGATGAGTCGAAAATCATTTTTACCCATACGA ATGGATCCGACGCTGAGTTCAATTTCGTGCTGTACGACGGAGTACACACCACGGAATCTTATACGATACTGATAGCAACTAAACCGGTTCGACTGGCTATCGAGCAGAACGCCGCACTCAATGTTTTTCCATTGACCAGAAAAATGTTATCGAACAAACTACTGTTGACGAAATGCTCGGATGAAACGcgagaaataaaatacacgGTGCGAAATGGACCGCATCTCGGCAAGATTATCATGGAAACGAGCGAGGGCGCGTGGTTGAACGTTGAGCGGTTCACGCAAAGAGACATCAACAACAGCAAAGTTTTCTACGAACATACTAAACAATTCATGGACTTGACCGCCAATGATTCGTTTACGTTCGACGTGGAAGCACACTTCGCGGAATCCTTAACTAATCAG ATGTTTCAAATAGATATTTCAGTCTCCAGTGGCGGATTAGACAGATACGTATCCGTGAAGAACGTGAGAGTGGAAGAAGGTGGTTCGGCTCAAGTCATCATGAACATCAGCGGAATCGTGTCGTTTCTTCAAACTCACGCTGGTATCGAGAATCCGGCGGTGCTCTCGAGACTGGTCAGTCAACCTAGCCACGGCCACGTGATGATTCTTCCAGATTTAAATGTCACCACTTTCTCCCAGCCACAAATCGAAGGTGGAAAAATCGCTTATTATCACGATCATTCGGATACGTTGGAAGATCGCATCAATTTTTCTCTTTACCTGACCCCTGGTCACATACTGCTGTGCAACACCAGCATTCCGGTAATAATCGAACCGGTAAACGACGAACCGTTCAAATTGATCACGAACGCGCCATCCATTACAGTGGTGCAAAATCAAAATCAAACGATAACTAGGGAGAACTTGTTGACGACCGATCCAGACACTCCGCCAGAGGAAATCGCATACGACGTGATATCTAGGCCAACGTACGGTCGTCTGTTGCTTCTACCATTCAACGAAAATATTTCGGAAGTTCGTCAAGTGAACAAATTCACTCAGCACGATGTCGACTCCAATCGACTGGTATACGAGCACAATGGTCCGCTTCAAGCAGCTTCCTTTTACTTCAGGGTGTGGGATGGACGTTTCAATCCAACGTATACGGTGTTCAACGTGTACGTTTTACCCATCAAACTGAACGTTACCGTTCCCGGTCCTGTGAACCTGCAACAAGGCTCGAACGTAGCTCTAATTTCCGAGAGCAACGTAAAGCTCGATACTAACGCGAGACAAGACTTGGTCATTTACGAAGTAACGGCGATTCCAAAGTACGGGGTGTTGTACGTACGCGACGGTGCGGCGGCCAGCTTTAAGCAAACAGACTTGCTGTCGAAAAGCGTCATGTTCATGCAAACGGACATGACCGTATCGAACGATAGTCTCGAATTAACCGCACGACTGAGCGGATTTGAACAGAAACGCATAAGAATTGAAATAAAGATAGTACCCTTGATGATTATGAACCCTATGATCGCTCTGGCAGGCGAAAAGACCAGGATAACGTTGCAATATATGGACGCCACACCGTTGGCGAAGTTAACGAGCAGTAATCCCATATATACCATCGTGAAGAAGCCGAAATTTGGTAAGATAAAGAGAATCATCAGAAGTTCTTCGTCTTCCGGCGAGAAACGTGgaactcgagaaaaagaagtgacgaaaTTCTCACACCAGGAAGTGATGTCAGGTGTGATTTACATGGTTTGTAGAAAAATTCCAACGATGGAGTACGAGGGAGTAATCGATAGCTTCGTGTTCATCTTAGCGGCCTCTATCTTTCAACCAGCCGTAGGTGAGTTCGAGTTTCGCGTGAAACTCGACATGGACGACTATAATATGACGCTGGGTGGCCCGATGGATCCGGTGGGTCACGAAGGTGAAATGGCGATCGCACCCAATATGAGCAACGACTACCTGTTAATCCTAGGAATGCTTCTTGGCGTATTTTTGCTCGGTGTAGTGGTGATCATTACCATCAGGTGTAGGCATAACAAATACAAACATGCCGAAGAAGAAAAACCAGAACCAACTCCAGCGGTGGGTGTAATGCCCCTTCCAAGACCTCCGGATCATTTAATGCCTGTGACACCTCATGTGAAGCGTTACGCCAACGATCACAATAGCGTTGCAGCCAGTACACCGTTACCGGTTCTACCGACGATGACGTCCACCCTACCTCAATGCAAGGTGATACCTTTAAGTCCATTGGAAAGTATCACAGGATCCGAAGTGGACGTTTCAGCGAAATATCCGTACGGTGTCGCGGATGGGGACGAATGGAGCAGCTTCGACACGTCCGATCTACCTTGTCAATCGGCCACCACGCAGAGGACCAACAACCCCTTGTTAAGAAGAAATCAATATTGGGTCTAG